In Oncorhynchus tshawytscha isolate Ot180627B linkage group LG06, Otsh_v2.0, whole genome shotgun sequence, the following are encoded in one genomic region:
- the lbx1a gene encoding transcription factor LBX1a, translating into MEDRRRNALDQLPPPANSNKPLTPFSIEDILNKPSVKRSYSSCGTAHLLSSSEKLSSSAHSLSSRALFTQTSPLCALEELASKTFKGLEVSVLQAAEGRDGTTLFGSRNNPKKRRKSRTAFTNHQIYELEKRFLYQKYLSPADRDQIAQQLGLTNAQVITWFQNRRAKLKRDLEEMKADVESAKAVGTVSFEKMAKLAELEKCAANGALGPNRSESPSLSNHERNASNKLLLSSPSSPYTDHTSSKGCSEDEEIDVDD; encoded by the exons ATGGAGGACCGGAGACGCAATGCGCTGGACCAGCTTCCGCCGCCGGCCAACTCCAACAAGCCCCTGACGCCATTCAGTATAGAGGACATCCTGAACAAGCCCTCGGTAAAGAGAAGTTATTCTAGCTGCGGGACGGCGCACCTGCTCTCCTCCAGCGAGAAGCTGTCCTCTTCAGCGCATAGCCTGTCCAGCCGGGCCCTTTTCACCCAAACCTCCCCGCTCTGCGCTCTGGAGGAGCTCGCCAGCAAAACCTTCAAAGGGCTCGAAGTCAGTGTTCTTCAAGCGGCGGAGG GCCGAGACGGCACGACACTATTCGGTTCGCGGAATAACCCCAAAAAGCGCCGGAAGTCTCGCACCGCCTTCACCAACCACCAGATCTACGAGTTGGAAAAGCGCTTCCTTTACCAGAAGTACCTGAGTCCAGCTGACCGCGACCAGATAGCACAGCAGCTCGGCCTCACCAACGCGCAGGTCATCACCTGGTTCCAAAACCGGCGCGCCAAGCTCAAACGCGACCTGGAGGAGATGAAGGCGGACGTGGAGTCGGCCAAAGCCGTGGGAACCGTGTCGTTTGAGAAGATGGCCAAACTAGCCGAACTGGAGAAATGCGCAGCTAACGGGGCGCTGGGCCCTAACAGATCTGAGTCACCCTCGTTATCGAACCATGAGCGCAACGCCTCGAACAAACTCTTATTGTCCTCCCCTTCGTCGCCATATACAGACCATACTAGCAGCAAGGGCTGCTCCGAGGATGAGGAGATTGACGTGGATGACTGA